One window of the Pedosphaera parvula Ellin514 genome contains the following:
- the rsfS gene encoding ribosome silencing factor — MDSKKLALLCRELADNRKAENIVIMDVRALSTVTDYFVVASGTSEPHLRAIMDEITERLHTEHNLRPRAVDGTLQTAWVVLDYFDVIVHVMKSDVREKYNLEGLWGDAPKIKPRRKAKAAVSEAG; from the coding sequence TTACTTTGCCGGGAATTGGCTGATAACCGTAAAGCGGAGAACATTGTGATCATGGATGTGCGGGCGCTTTCCACGGTCACGGACTATTTCGTAGTGGCTTCGGGAACCAGTGAGCCGCATTTGCGTGCGATCATGGATGAAATCACGGAAAGGCTACATACAGAACACAATCTGAGGCCAAGAGCCGTGGATGGCACGCTGCAAACGGCATGGGTTGTATTGGATTATTTTGACGTGATCGTGCATGTCATGAAGTCAGACGTTCGAGAAAAATATAATCTCGAAGGACTCTGGGGCGATGCGCCAAAAATTAAGCCCCGTCGTAAGGCCAAGGCGGCAGTGTCTGAAGCTGGTTAG
- a CDS encoding PUR family DNA/RNA-binding protein translates to MISNDRPSPYGNRSYGSFPPKPPVNEETIKTDKIQIERKTFVFTLKENPRGRFLRITEDVGGRRDTIIIPAPGLEDFKRLLDDMVKASGDSPPKAEEEGTQPE, encoded by the coding sequence CACCTTACGGGAATCGTTCTTACGGGTCTTTTCCGCCAAAGCCACCTGTTAACGAGGAGACAATCAAGACGGATAAAATTCAAATTGAGCGCAAAACATTTGTGTTTACGCTGAAGGAGAATCCACGCGGCCGTTTTCTCCGCATTACTGAAGATGTTGGCGGCAGACGCGATACGATCATTATTCCAGCTCCAGGTCTGGAGGACTTCAAGAGGCTGCTCGATGATATGGTAAAGGCTTCAGGCGATAGTCCACCCAAAGCTGAAGAGGAAGGAACTCAACCAGAATAA